One window from the genome of Gimesia aquarii encodes:
- a CDS encoding FAD-dependent oxidoreductase, with protein MSEFELPHAGEKITTSCCVVGGGPAGLFLGYLLARAGVEVIVLEKHKDFLRDFRGDTIHPSTLQLMYELGILEEFLKIATKQFESLDLNIDGKQISGPYFTHLPTKCKFITFAPQWDFLNLIAKKASEYPNFQVHMQAQATDLIREGEQVTGVKVNGLNGEYEVHADLVVGADGRGSQMRIDAGVEVIEKGIPIDVLWFRVGKVKDIHDETLARIKNGRMLITIDRGDYFQTGMVIHKGYFDELKQEGLEEFRNRVVAILPDFADGIAEIDDWDKVRLLSIQLNHITNWAQPGLLLIGDAAHAMSPVGGVGVNLAVQDAVATANLLADKLYTGNITLNDLKQVQLRREAPALKTQRMQVFAHKRLFGNQTVAGKPVSISWVVRKFAGLFAPYLRQKAGKIVGLGFLPEHIQTPERAPKETATTT; from the coding sequence GTGAGTGAATTTGAATTACCGCATGCAGGAGAGAAGATCACAACCAGCTGTTGCGTAGTCGGCGGAGGCCCAGCTGGCCTCTTTTTAGGTTACCTGTTGGCTCGAGCCGGCGTTGAAGTGATTGTATTAGAGAAGCATAAAGATTTCTTACGAGACTTTCGCGGGGACACGATTCACCCTTCCACCCTCCAATTAATGTATGAGCTGGGTATCCTTGAGGAATTCCTGAAAATTGCGACCAAGCAATTTGAATCACTTGATCTCAATATTGATGGTAAGCAAATTTCAGGACCCTACTTTACTCATCTCCCCACGAAATGCAAATTCATCACCTTCGCCCCGCAATGGGACTTTCTCAACCTAATTGCAAAAAAAGCCAGCGAATATCCTAACTTTCAAGTTCACATGCAAGCACAGGCAACGGACCTGATTCGTGAAGGTGAGCAGGTCACTGGCGTGAAGGTAAATGGTCTTAATGGAGAATACGAAGTTCACGCTGATCTTGTTGTAGGTGCAGATGGACGAGGCTCTCAGATGCGCATCGACGCGGGAGTCGAAGTCATTGAAAAAGGAATTCCGATCGATGTACTCTGGTTTCGAGTCGGAAAAGTAAAAGATATCCATGATGAAACACTGGCCCGCATTAAGAATGGCCGTATGCTAATTACCATTGATCGTGGGGATTATTTTCAAACAGGGATGGTTATACATAAAGGTTACTTTGATGAGCTGAAGCAGGAAGGATTAGAAGAATTTCGTAACCGTGTCGTTGCCATACTCCCAGATTTCGCTGACGGCATCGCAGAGATTGATGACTGGGACAAAGTCCGCTTATTATCTATTCAATTAAATCATATTACGAACTGGGCACAACCGGGACTGCTACTGATCGGAGACGCCGCACATGCCATGTCACCCGTTGGTGGGGTCGGAGTGAATCTGGCCGTACAAGATGCAGTTGCTACTGCTAACCTGCTTGCCGACAAACTCTATACGGGCAATATCACACTCAATGATCTGAAGCAGGTTCAACTCCGACGCGAGGCACCGGCACTCAAGACACAACGTATGCAAGTTTTCGCTCACAAGCGTTTGTTTGGAAATCAGACAGTGGCAGGCAAACCAGTCTCAATTTCCTGGGTGGTTAGAAAATTCGCTGGTTTGTTCGCTCCCTATCTAAGACAGAAGGCAGGCAAAATCGTTGGTCTCGGCTTCCTGCCTGAACATATTCAAACTCCAGAGCGGGCTCCCAAGGAAACAGCCACGACGACTTAA
- a CDS encoding prenyltransferase/squalene oxidase repeat-containing protein has translation MGRSLIGTLLFYLICNLSPSLLAGDNTVSPSAIKTAIQRSIPLIEKASAGSARERKCFTCHNQAMAVFVLAEAKKRDFTIDEANFQLQVDHTAAHLKRGLKNYISGKGQGGGPDTASYALWALELADYKPNTITSAVTGYLLERNKDKVHWIRNSTRPPSMSSDTNTNYFVIRALKTYGTEDQFTLIETRIKRAQEWLLNLKPDSTEERAFQLRSFLYLDVEESIVKTAIRELIQLQNEDGGWSQLPSMKSDAYATGTVLVALLRSGQFPADHSVIVRGITYLIDSQLPDGSWHVVSRAKPFQTYFETGYPHEKDQFISVTAGSWATVALLLMLPETKSLR, from the coding sequence ATGGGCAGAAGCTTAATCGGCACATTACTGTTTTATCTGATATGTAACCTATCTCCCTCACTCCTGGCGGGAGACAACACTGTCAGTCCCTCAGCAATCAAAACTGCAATACAGAGATCGATTCCTCTTATTGAAAAGGCATCCGCCGGCTCTGCCCGCGAGCGAAAATGCTTTACCTGTCATAATCAGGCAATGGCAGTGTTTGTGCTGGCTGAAGCAAAGAAACGCGACTTTACCATTGACGAAGCCAACTTTCAGTTGCAGGTTGATCATACAGCCGCTCACCTCAAACGAGGATTGAAAAACTATATTTCCGGGAAAGGACAAGGTGGCGGTCCCGATACTGCCAGTTATGCCCTTTGGGCGCTCGAACTGGCAGATTATAAACCAAATACAATCACTTCAGCTGTCACAGGCTACCTATTAGAGCGAAACAAAGACAAAGTACACTGGATTCGAAATTCCACCCGCCCCCCTTCCATGTCCAGTGATACCAATACGAATTATTTTGTGATACGTGCACTGAAAACTTATGGTACTGAAGATCAATTTACTCTCATTGAAACCCGCATCAAACGGGCACAAGAATGGCTGCTCAATTTAAAACCGGATTCAACCGAAGAACGGGCGTTTCAACTGCGATCCTTTCTCTATCTGGACGTCGAAGAATCAATAGTCAAGACCGCGATCAGGGAATTGATTCAATTGCAAAACGAAGACGGAGGATGGTCGCAACTTCCCAGTATGAAGAGTGACGCGTATGCCACTGGAACTGTACTCGTAGCACTCTTACGTTCTGGACAGTTCCCAGCAGACCATAGCGTCATCGTAAGAGGAATTACTTACCTCATTGACTCTCAACTCCCCGATGGTTCCTGGCATGTTGTCAGCCGCGCAAAACCTTTTCAAACCTATTTCGAAACCGGTTACCCGCATGAGAAAGATCAATTTATTTCAGTTACTGCTGGTAGTTGGGCAACAGTTGCTCTATTACTGATGCTCCCGGAAACGAAATCATTACGTTGA
- a CDS encoding DUF6159 family protein yields MFTRIANGWELTKQSYRVLMLDKELLLFPLMSGFSCLLVLGSFAAPLWNSKYINVIMNDQQVPQDPVAYAILFAFYFVNYFVIIFFNSGLMACAIIRLKGGDPTVGDGFRAAMNRLPQIAGWALVSATVGFILKMIESRSEKMGRFVAGLLGMAWSITTYFVIPVLVVEKKNPFEAMKRSVGILRETWGESLVANFGIGMIVFLVMIPVILLIVSGGFVIASGNVVMGGIFMVIGLILILLISLVSSAIHSILIAALYMFAAEDEVPQQFDQSLIAHAFAHK; encoded by the coding sequence ATGTTTACTCGTATCGCCAACGGATGGGAATTAACAAAACAAAGCTATCGTGTTTTGATGCTGGATAAAGAGCTACTTCTATTCCCACTCATGAGTGGCTTTTCCTGTCTGTTGGTACTTGGTAGCTTTGCAGCGCCGCTTTGGAACAGTAAATACATCAATGTGATCATGAATGATCAGCAGGTCCCCCAGGATCCGGTCGCGTATGCGATTCTCTTTGCATTTTATTTCGTGAATTACTTCGTCATCATCTTTTTTAATTCAGGTTTGATGGCATGTGCGATTATCCGTCTGAAGGGAGGCGATCCCACAGTTGGTGACGGGTTCCGGGCCGCAATGAATCGCTTACCACAAATTGCGGGTTGGGCACTGGTGAGTGCTACTGTAGGGTTCATCTTAAAAATGATCGAATCCCGCTCCGAAAAAATGGGACGGTTTGTTGCTGGGCTGCTCGGCATGGCCTGGTCAATTACAACCTACTTCGTTATACCTGTTCTGGTTGTGGAAAAGAAAAATCCCTTTGAAGCCATGAAACGTTCGGTCGGGATTCTCCGTGAAACCTGGGGAGAGTCTCTCGTTGCCAATTTTGGGATCGGCATGATTGTCTTTCTCGTGATGATTCCAGTCATCTTGCTTATAGTTTCTGGTGGCTTTGTCATTGCGTCAGGAAATGTCGTCATGGGAGGCATCTTCATGGTCATCGGACTGATATTAATCCTGTTAATCTCGCTCGTTTCATCAGCCATTCATTCTATTCTCATCGCAGCACTTTATATGTTTGCCGCAGAAGATGAAGTCCCACAACAATTTGATCAGTCATTGATCGCCCATGCCTTTGCACACAAGTAG
- a CDS encoding glycerophosphodiester phosphodiesterase — protein sequence MKFQVFFYTVVAFSLMIIPQIMVASDPVLIAHRGLLRHAPENTLPAFRACLDLRIGFELDIRTTKDGELVIIHDDSLARTTNGGARSIRNITWADAQQLDAGSWFDPVFAGTRIPSLEQSLQLIKARKKGSTIIALNIKQVNSEGEKKLVDLIEKYALFDDCFAFDQSAAMSKRLKQLNPRLRIGQNVNRKSIDARLQENLLDVFLLTYIPEKAEVDHLRKQGKQILFNFAGPGKARRSPVAWEQVRAARIDGMLTDYPLECRQVWRRANQDQGGK from the coding sequence ATGAAATTTCAAGTTTTTTTCTACACAGTGGTCGCATTTAGTTTAATGATAATCCCTCAGATAATGGTGGCTTCTGATCCTGTATTAATTGCACACCGGGGATTGTTACGGCATGCCCCTGAAAATACCTTACCGGCTTTTCGTGCCTGTCTGGATTTGAGGATTGGTTTTGAACTTGATATTCGTACAACGAAAGACGGTGAGTTAGTCATTATCCATGATGATAGCCTGGCACGAACGACGAATGGGGGAGCAAGGTCAATCCGAAATATTACATGGGCCGATGCGCAACAACTTGATGCTGGGAGTTGGTTTGATCCTGTTTTTGCCGGGACACGGATTCCCTCATTGGAACAATCACTTCAATTGATCAAAGCCAGAAAAAAAGGTAGCACGATCATCGCTCTTAATATCAAGCAGGTGAATTCCGAAGGGGAAAAGAAGCTCGTTGATTTGATTGAAAAATATGCTCTGTTTGATGACTGTTTTGCCTTCGACCAAAGTGCAGCAATGAGCAAGCGACTGAAGCAGTTGAATCCTCGTCTTCGGATTGGTCAGAACGTGAACCGAAAGAGTATCGATGCTCGTTTACAGGAGAATTTGCTGGATGTTTTTCTGCTTACTTATATTCCTGAAAAAGCAGAAGTGGATCATCTCAGAAAACAGGGAAAACAGATTTTGTTTAACTTTGCTGGTCCTGGTAAAGCCCGTCGCAGCCCTGTTGCCTGGGAACAGGTACGCGCAGCGCGAATAGATGGTATGTTGACTGACTACCCATTGGAGTGTCGTCAGGTGTGGAGACGTGCAAACCAAGACCAGGGCGGAAAATAA
- a CDS encoding serine hydrolase, producing the protein MKYITSLLLILTFMTNSLFAEETEIQLNLTANNYQNHITRSAKQGYSLLDASVYPGKKGDRFAALSIRRRNQKERKSHHGLTKQKLDDKVKQYAAEGFQPVAISGYEKKGTSRFAVIWEKLDQADHILKHSLTDQQLQTTLEELKQQGYAPVKMDGYTLKKQPMHAGIWAKQTKIAWEATCNIPITDFPKVLSDFASRGFRLSDLCGFTVNEKPFYHALWLKETDPAWIAQFHLSLADFHKTVKKMKADKYQLANIDGYRVNNKPYFTTIWEQPEPNQELSLPTWNTADEIPISGLDQKELSSLDTSIKEFLLEHHPPGASIAVSYRGRLVYARGFGYADKELKQVVQPDNMFRIASISKPITAVAIMKLIEQKKLSLDSKVFDILKDYQKQLAEQGVDSRLKEITVRQLLHHTAGWDRSVSFDPMFRSVYFAKQLGKTPPAEIEDIIQMMIKQPLDFNPGERYAYSNFGYCLLGRIIEAVTRHPYQQYVEEVVFTPLHITNTKMGKTLLKHRRQNEVKYYSPSLGTSVFDQNYPKRVPSPYGAWYLEAMDSHGAWIASAPDLVRFAAAFDRIDQCPILKAPTISQMFERPSGLAGYDANGNPKVAYYACGWMVRPIDSAGNANHWHAGSLSGTSTLLVRRLDRINWAILFNTRNGKDQKRLSSLIDGPMHEWIDQIKHWPEKDQFTINE; encoded by the coding sequence ATGAAATACATAACATCGCTGCTTCTGATTCTGACATTCATGACAAACTCTTTATTTGCTGAAGAGACTGAAATTCAGTTAAACTTAACAGCAAATAATTATCAGAACCACATCACACGATCAGCCAAACAAGGCTATTCTCTATTAGATGCCAGCGTATACCCTGGTAAAAAAGGAGATCGCTTTGCCGCCCTCAGCATCAGACGTCGAAACCAGAAAGAGAGAAAATCACATCATGGCCTGACCAAACAGAAACTTGATGATAAAGTAAAACAATATGCCGCAGAAGGATTTCAACCTGTCGCCATCAGTGGCTATGAAAAAAAAGGGACATCTCGATTCGCCGTAATATGGGAAAAATTAGATCAAGCTGATCACATTCTGAAGCATTCCTTAACCGATCAACAACTACAGACAACATTAGAAGAATTAAAACAGCAAGGTTACGCTCCTGTCAAAATGGATGGCTACACGCTGAAAAAACAACCTATGCATGCAGGTATCTGGGCCAAACAAACAAAAATAGCCTGGGAAGCAACCTGCAATATTCCCATCACTGATTTTCCCAAGGTACTGTCAGATTTTGCTTCTCGCGGATTTCGTCTATCAGATCTCTGTGGATTCACAGTCAACGAGAAACCGTTTTATCACGCGCTCTGGCTAAAAGAGACTGACCCTGCCTGGATTGCTCAATTCCATTTATCGTTAGCTGATTTTCATAAGACGGTAAAAAAAATGAAAGCCGACAAATACCAATTAGCAAACATCGATGGATATCGCGTTAATAACAAGCCTTATTTCACTACAATCTGGGAACAGCCTGAGCCAAACCAGGAACTTTCCCTCCCAACCTGGAACACAGCAGATGAAATTCCGATCTCAGGATTAGATCAGAAAGAACTCTCTTCCCTCGATACTTCCATCAAGGAATTTCTTCTGGAACACCATCCTCCAGGAGCCTCCATCGCAGTCAGTTATCGTGGTCGACTCGTCTATGCCCGTGGTTTTGGGTATGCGGACAAGGAACTGAAACAGGTTGTGCAGCCCGACAACATGTTTCGAATTGCCAGCATCTCAAAGCCCATTACTGCGGTTGCTATTATGAAACTCATCGAGCAAAAAAAACTATCATTGGACTCGAAAGTCTTTGATATTTTGAAAGATTATCAGAAACAGCTCGCAGAACAAGGTGTTGATTCGAGACTGAAAGAGATTACGGTTCGTCAGTTATTACATCATACAGCAGGCTGGGACCGAAGTGTTTCATTTGACCCTATGTTCCGCTCTGTTTATTTCGCAAAGCAACTTGGCAAAACGCCTCCTGCGGAAATCGAAGACATTATCCAAATGATGATCAAGCAGCCTCTCGATTTTAATCCCGGAGAGCGTTACGCCTACTCAAATTTTGGTTATTGTTTATTAGGTCGAATCATCGAAGCCGTAACGAGGCACCCCTATCAACAGTATGTTGAAGAGGTCGTGTTCACACCACTACACATAACAAATACGAAAATGGGAAAAACCCTTTTGAAACACCGCAGGCAAAATGAAGTCAAGTATTATAGCCCCTCGCTTGGCACTTCTGTATTTGATCAGAACTATCCAAAGCGGGTACCATCTCCCTACGGCGCATGGTATCTGGAAGCAATGGATTCTCACGGCGCCTGGATTGCATCGGCCCCCGATTTAGTTCGATTTGCTGCTGCTTTTGACAGAATTGATCAATGTCCGATTTTGAAAGCACCAACCATTTCACAAATGTTTGAACGCCCCTCTGGACTTGCCGGTTATGATGCAAACGGTAATCCAAAAGTGGCCTACTATGCTTGTGGGTGGATGGTGAGACCCATTGACAGTGCAGGCAATGCAAACCATTGGCACGCGGGATCTCTTTCAGGAACCTCCACTCTGCTGGTGAGACGTCTCGACCGGATTAACTGGGCCATATTATTTAACACACGAAATGGTAAAGACCAGAAGCGGCTCTCCTCGCTGATTGATGGTCCGATGCATGAATGGATTGATCAAATCAAACACTGGCCTGAAAAGGATCAATTCACAATTAACGAGTAA
- a CDS encoding alpha/beta hydrolase: MASGQKQVESKRTPVYQEHLDLSYYLDQKGEKQPIKTWNDWEKRRSHILANMQTVMGELPHPEKPVPLDMKVLEETTIGSTKRFKISYHTDDPKQRVHAYLFVPQSATKQHPVPAVLCLHQTNSKIGKEEPSGIRGLPNLKYALELAKRGYVSLAPDYPSFGEYPYDFKAHPEYRSGTMKAIYDNMRSIDLLQSLDYVNRDKIGCIGHSLGGHNTMFTAAFDKRIKALVSSCGFTRFHKYYGGKLKGWTSDRYMPLINSRYQNDPDLVPFDFTEIVAGFAPRAFLACSPISDSNFEVSGVRDVIQIAKPIYELAGKEENLQAVYPKAGHDFPVETRETAYQFFDKHLK, from the coding sequence ATGGCTTCTGGGCAAAAGCAGGTGGAGAGTAAAAGAACTCCCGTTTATCAAGAGCACCTTGATCTATCTTATTATCTGGATCAAAAAGGGGAAAAACAGCCGATCAAAACGTGGAACGATTGGGAAAAACGCAGGAGCCATATACTAGCGAATATGCAAACCGTTATGGGAGAATTACCTCATCCTGAGAAGCCAGTCCCATTGGATATGAAAGTACTCGAAGAAACCACGATTGGTTCCACCAAACGATTCAAGATTTCCTATCATACGGATGACCCCAAACAAAGAGTGCACGCTTATTTGTTTGTTCCTCAATCTGCCACGAAACAACACCCGGTGCCAGCAGTATTGTGTCTGCATCAGACCAATTCAAAAATTGGCAAAGAAGAACCATCTGGCATTCGAGGTTTGCCTAATCTGAAATATGCACTTGAATTAGCCAAGCGTGGCTATGTCTCGCTGGCTCCCGACTATCCTTCATTTGGTGAATACCCATATGATTTCAAGGCACATCCTGAATATCGGAGTGGAACGATGAAGGCGATCTACGACAATATGCGATCGATAGACCTTTTGCAGTCGTTAGATTATGTTAATCGAGACAAGATCGGTTGCATCGGGCACTCATTAGGCGGGCATAATACGATGTTTACGGCTGCCTTTGATAAGCGGATCAAGGCATTGGTTTCCAGTTGTGGTTTCACGCGTTTTCACAAATATTATGGAGGAAAGCTGAAAGGCTGGACCAGTGACCGTTATATGCCTTTGATTAATAGCCGATATCAGAATGATCCCGATTTGGTACCTTTTGATTTTACGGAAATCGTGGCAGGTTTTGCACCTCGGGCCTTCCTGGCTTGTTCGCCGATTAGCGACAGTAACTTCGAAGTGTCTGGTGTGAGAGATGTCATTCAAATCGCAAAACCAATTTATGAGCTAGCTGGAAAAGAAGAAAACTTACAGGCAGTTTACCCTAAAGCAGGACACGACTTTCCTGTTGAAACACGTGAAACTGCCTACCAGTTTTTTGATAAACATTTGAAGTAG
- a CDS encoding right-handed parallel beta-helix repeat-containing protein, with protein sequence MKRSQIAFTFSFFFVTLLINLNLSFIAAGQENSNSPIKSKLAGSRPVIHAINYASIQEAIDAIPAEGGVVQLPPGKFEIEEPLVITKGDVLLIGSGSATHIHNKNEAGKDAIAIHPPQDAKLPNGKKDPKPRIWRVQLQNFRLTGNEKSGRGINAKWVQEIYIHGVTCSYHGNDGIFLDFCFEDPRVSDCLITYNKATGLNTVGCHDIVVSANHFEENLDALRCADGFNLCMSGNNLDDHLRDGVIIENTYGSIVCANMIEECKGRAVVLDKECYGITLSANVIAHNGSGIILNDAHGCAVSANTFTLLAADALRIGPKSGRITVTGNNFSNSYIGNGKVKRRTNDLKAAGLTLDKTRGVTVSGNLFSSVRPKAVEVIEPTTHVIFGNNLLIDVESDHEKLKESIIKNTLVAPAEPVKEEQKQAKVK encoded by the coding sequence ATGAAACGTTCTCAAATTGCTTTTACGTTTTCCTTCTTTTTTGTCACTCTGCTGATCAATCTTAATTTGAGCTTCATTGCTGCTGGTCAGGAAAATTCAAACTCTCCCATTAAATCAAAACTGGCTGGTTCCCGTCCTGTGATTCATGCGATCAATTATGCATCGATTCAGGAAGCCATCGATGCGATTCCTGCTGAAGGGGGAGTCGTGCAATTACCACCTGGCAAGTTTGAGATCGAAGAGCCTCTGGTCATTACTAAAGGGGATGTCCTGTTAATCGGTTCCGGCTCAGCGACACACATTCATAATAAAAATGAAGCTGGTAAAGATGCGATTGCCATTCATCCGCCGCAAGATGCCAAGCTGCCGAATGGTAAGAAAGATCCGAAGCCTCGAATCTGGCGTGTGCAGTTACAAAATTTTCGACTGACGGGAAATGAAAAAAGTGGACGTGGTATCAATGCAAAATGGGTTCAGGAAATCTACATCCATGGAGTGACTTGCAGCTATCACGGTAACGATGGAATTTTTCTCGATTTCTGTTTTGAAGATCCGCGTGTTTCTGATTGTCTGATTACCTATAACAAAGCCACGGGGCTAAATACTGTCGGTTGTCACGACATCGTCGTTTCGGCAAATCACTTTGAGGAAAACCTGGACGCACTGCGTTGTGCCGATGGTTTTAATCTATGTATGAGTGGTAATAACCTGGATGACCATTTACGCGATGGTGTGATTATAGAAAATACTTATGGCTCTATAGTCTGCGCCAACATGATTGAAGAGTGTAAGGGCAGGGCAGTGGTATTGGATAAGGAGTGTTATGGTATCACACTGTCTGCGAATGTGATTGCCCATAATGGGAGTGGAATTATCCTTAACGACGCACATGGCTGTGCTGTGAGCGCGAACACATTTACTTTGCTAGCGGCAGATGCACTTAGGATAGGGCCGAAATCGGGAAGAATTACCGTGACAGGTAATAATTTTTCGAATAGTTATATTGGCAATGGAAAGGTCAAGCGTCGTACCAATGACCTGAAAGCTGCCGGGCTGACTTTGGATAAAACACGGGGGGTGACAGTTTCTGGAAATCTATTTTCTTCAGTACGTCCTAAGGCTGTCGAAGTGATTGAACCGACGACACATGTTATCTTTGGAAATAACTTGCTGATTGATGTTGAGTCAGATCACGAAAAACTGAAGGAATCAATTATTAAAAATACATTGGTCGCACCTGCAGAGCCTGTGAAAGAGGAACAGAAACAGGCAAAAGTTAAGTAG
- a CDS encoding endonuclease/exonuclease/phosphatase family protein codes for MPILKIASWNIYFSHKFVRKNNSGQFSLTGSQETRANRVADYITAIDPHVIGIIECMPIDKLEYFRDQYFPGYECVIEGTGKRLNLGMLYWSDDVTVEKVNFDKEKWTDKLYHNGRESTYKWTRVPLMVKITHNTSGKEFIVALVHPKSKKTYDRDPARARTQALHNRERIVAEGRRLHKLLWEKVEEHGEPFNRFIVMGDINDGPWFDRYESKVLRSGVESHIGSVFDPDRVLHSFVDLSNEKGHPTTPFGGGKQLDHILYTHDFCHGTTKPKIVASSGKIRDDLVNFDNGSGKSVDSDHCPVEIQVRV; via the coding sequence ATGCCTATCCTCAAAATCGCTTCTTGGAATATTTACTTTTCACATAAATTTGTACGAAAGAATAATTCTGGCCAATTTTCCCTTACAGGTTCACAAGAAACACGCGCCAATCGAGTTGCGGATTATATTACAGCAATAGATCCACATGTCATTGGCATCATAGAGTGTATGCCAATAGACAAATTGGAGTATTTTCGCGATCAATATTTTCCTGGCTACGAGTGCGTGATTGAGGGGACTGGTAAGCGACTCAATCTGGGCATGCTCTATTGGTCCGATGATGTCACTGTTGAAAAAGTGAATTTTGACAAAGAGAAATGGACCGATAAACTGTATCACAACGGACGGGAAAGTACATACAAATGGACTCGAGTTCCATTGATGGTCAAGATCACTCACAACACTAGCGGTAAGGAGTTCATTGTTGCTTTAGTCCACCCGAAGTCAAAGAAAACATACGATAGAGACCCAGCGCGTGCGCGTACTCAAGCACTTCATAATCGCGAACGAATTGTGGCAGAGGGACGACGGCTTCATAAATTATTGTGGGAAAAGGTAGAGGAACATGGCGAGCCATTCAACCGATTCATCGTGATGGGTGATATCAACGATGGACCATGGTTTGATCGATACGAAAGCAAAGTTCTTCGAAGTGGTGTCGAATCTCATATTGGCAGTGTCTTCGACCCAGATCGAGTGCTTCACTCGTTTGTCGACCTTTCGAATGAAAAAGGTCATCCAACGACACCATTTGGTGGTGGGAAACAACTAGATCATATTCTTTACACCCATGATTTTTGTCATGGAACGACTAAGCCCAAGATCGTTGCTTCTTCAGGCAAGATTCGTGATGACCTCGTTAATTTCGACAATGGCTCAGGTAAGAGCGTCGACAGCGACCACTGTCCAGTTGAAATACAAGTTCGGGTCTAA